DNA sequence from the Vicia villosa cultivar HV-30 ecotype Madison, WI linkage group LG3, Vvil1.0, whole genome shotgun sequence genome:
cacacacacacacacacagagagAGAGTGTTGGGGTTGATATTGAAAATATATACATGTTGAAAAAGTCTCACATCGctaagttttgtaaaagaagagGGAGTCGAAGGCTATATATAGGACTAATTATCTTCTGAGCCTCGCATCGCTTAGTTTAGTGATGGAAGAGAGAGTCCAAGACTATATATAAGATTCAAGTTTTTCGTTACAAACTACAATAGTCAAAAACACTTTAAGCTTTTATTTGACTTTCGAgatatagttaaatatttgtttttgagGGTGTGGAACTGTGGATGTACTAGGAGTCCGAGGTAGTTGAGAGTATATTATgtattgtaacaattttcacatagtgttaaTCTTTGGCTATCACTCTACAACGGCAGGGATTATTTCTCTAGTTTTTTAGTTTTTACGTTATGTTCATGTGTTGTGATTGTGTTATTTTTTTCTATGCTTTAAATagtctaatttttttattcattgcAATTTAGTCTAGTTATAAAGTTCACTTAATCATATTTTTGACACAACCCTCTTGTCCTTGTAAAAACTCATTTACTATATTTAACTCCTGACAATTGACAAACACATATGAAATTAACTATGTTAACTTGGACAAATTTACATATAGCCAAATCCCATCCAATAATGCACAAAGTCATGACTCATGAGACAAATGTTGTTTTCTTATAAAGATATAATTATTACAAAGTAATGACATAATTCTATTTATATACATACATTAAATTTAAtgcatttatatatatacatatattaagACACTCTCAATGAGAATCCCAAACACGCATCTATACACCCACCCGGTATTAGACAAAAGTTAGGCAGcttattaaataaaaacaaataaataaaaaactataaggagataataatgattaattatgaataaaaaagcaaattatattaaataatatccTTTTCACATCATTTTTCTTCCTCTCACTATCTTCACCAAATTCTACCATCAGAAAGCGGCGTTGGGAATGGGAAACATCTGTTGTGGAAGTCTGAAACGGACTTGAGAAGCCGGTGATCGGACGGCGACGCCGTGCCAACAGATACCTCCCTTGCAAATGATCTCATCGTGGCTGTGACTAGGTGGATGGTGGCGGTTGAAGGCATACGTGGCTTTACGAGAGACGTCCCACGCCAGCGTTGATATTAGAATAAGGATCACCGCGGTGGTTGACATGATCAGAATAAAAGCACCGGTGAAGGTGCGACCGGAGAGAAAGCCGTAGAGCTTGATACAGACGATGATTGTAACATAGATTATCGTAAGGTTGCTGAGAACCGTGTCAGATAGCGCCATAACGAAGAGTGTAACAGTAGCGGTAGCAACTACTAGCAAAGGGTTTTTGAAGCGGTTGTGTTTATATGTTGCTGTCTTTTGCTTTGTGTAATGCTATATTTTGcactattttcttttcttttttttctttttctacttttttttttagtGACGAAGAAATACACACTTTTGGTGTACTCCACCAATCGATTTTAGGAACATCAATCAAATAGCTCCACGTGTCATCACTTGGGAATTTTTATTAGCCTCGGATATATATGGAATATAAAGAACATTTAATTTTGTTGACTcaactattattatatatttattcttaagagagaaaaaaaaagtaaaagtagACTATATTATAATAAAGGATATTATTAAAGTATTGGCTAATAATATTACAAATATTTctccaaaaaaataatattacaaataaaataaaattgttgttatttttatgattaatatttaatttgacaAAGATATTTGTGtaagaattttttttgaattgaGAATGTCGTTAATAGTAATATTGTGATGATAAACAAACATGACTACTCTATTTCTGAAACTTCTCAACTATCCTCAACTAATGATTTATTTAAGGTCATAATTGGACAAATAAATGTGATCATGACAAGTTCGATTTCATAATTCGAAACTTTATCTCTGACCAAACACAACTATTATGAGATATGTTCTTTGATATAGAATAGTCTTACCTAAGTGTGTTTAATTTCATGTTATTTTTTTGCTTTCCGCACTATTTCAATTATTTTCGCACTATTTCAATTATGCAAGTTTGTTTTTGTACTTTGATTTCTTAGGAACTTTTAATTAGTAAAAAGAGTGATGTTTTTCCTTCTTAAATAATTATTCGCTTATATTTACATATTTAAATGATCGTAATGTATTTTTACCCtcgttttttattttgataaatgaGAAGAAGTATACTCTTAGAGGAAGTAGATTATACTCTCTACTTAATTCAAGGAGAGATGACAACTAATATTTGATGATAACAACTAAAGTCAAGCATAAATTAGTCGTTAAAAATGCAACCAAATCAATATGCTTCACAAGTTGGATTCTCTGATGATGGCATTTAAATGGAATATAACTCAAGCTTCATCTCAAAGTAAAGCTCAAGCATGTGTCTATAAGATTGAAGTATATGAAAAGACTTGAAGTGTGTAATAGCTCGCTCTGGCAGGCATGAGAGAATAAAAGCTTAAGGGTCTTCTTGTAGAATTATACAACTAATCATACATatactaaaataatttttaacttatttttctcaagaaaatatttatataattgccTTAAAGTCGTTTCAGCTGATTTGGGAGCTGTCAGAAAAGCTCTGACCAAAATTTTCTTCCTGCCAATTGATAGGCACTTCAGCCAATTGATTGGGTTGGTGAAAAAATGTGCCATAAACGATTAGGACAACATCTTGATGGTTGGCAATAACTATATATCTTTTCTTGCCTTTTAAAATTTTCTAATCGATTATTTTTAGGCCAACCAATCGATTGGTATATGTGTCAATCGATTGACTCATTAATTCTGACcccaaaaaaaattttttttggtGTCAAactctagcctataaatagatgTCTCTTCCCTCATAGTTTCATATCCAGAAATGTGAGCTTTCATTCCTCACTCCTCACACTCTCTAAAAATATTTATGTTTACTTTCTCTCACCAAATTATAGTCTAGCGCTTTCGAGAAAGTCGTTTTGCAAGTGAGGCACTTGTAATTCTAGAAGTGTGGTATTGTAAATTTACCAAGAAAGTTTTGTTTTACCTTGTTTGAATAATTTATCCATTAAAGAATTATTTTGGTGTCAAACTCTAGACTAACAAGGTCCTAAGACTATACTGAAGCATGTCTTGTAAGATTGATTGGACCAATTGAATTCTATCAATCATAGAAAGAAGGTGGCCCTTCTAAGTAGCTAGCTTGGCCAATATTATCTCTGCTATGATCTTAATATGATGAGTTCTAGGCTTGCCTTTGAATATAGGAACTCCACGATAGTTAAATGTTGTATGTCCAACTATGAATGCAAACATATTTTCAATGTACCTTAGTCTATATCAGAGGATCTAACTCCACCCTAAAGCTTACACATAATTGGAATGATGTATTGTCCAAAATTCATATCATATTCTTGAAGGAGATGGTTAATGATTTGAGCATTTTTCCCAATAGCTTTGCAGAATATCATAAGGCCATCAACACACAAAAAAAGTGTAGCTAGCAATGATTGTCTTACCAACTAATATGCATGTCAACTTACTCTGATCCACTATTATAGATAActgatattttaaattaaaaaattaaaaccaaaaaatcaatttattaacaaaacaattaatattataaattattaaaataaaatattccaaAGGGTTAAATGTATTATACCCCCTACCATAGGAGCGTGTTTTGATTAATCCTCCCTTAAAAAAAATCCCGTCCCTTACAAAATGTAGATTTCATCTCTAAAGACCATATTGTTACTATTACACTAACTGTGCAAGGAAATCTTCCTACATGGCACCCAagtggattttttttatttaatttgtgacATGTCAATGTTAATTGAAATTCATATGAAAATATttcgaaaaataatatttattttagaagTTGAATGAATGATTAGGTTATAAAATGAGAAATAAAAGGAGAAACTCTCATCCCATTTCATGGGGTCTCTCATTGCATTTATAAAAATACTTCTGTTTTTAGAGGTGTATCTTCAGAAGTACTCTTTTTTATTTAACGTTGATTTGTTTCGTTGATTTGTTCTGTAGGCGTATTTACGGAACCTTTATTTTACGTTGTTTAAACGGTTTTGTAGATGCAACTACGGAACAATTcaacgttaaataaaaaaaattgtaaatacatttttgaaaacaGGACAAAAATGAAATTTCATAAAATGCTTAAAAATACTATGAGATGGATTAAGATATTTTTAGTATAAAGTAGAGATGGATGAATAATAAACAAAGGAGCAGAAGAAAGATTAATTGTCTTTTCCATAGCATCTTTCTTTCTATATTATAGATTACCTAAAAAAAATTAGAGTCAGTTTTTTAATGAGTTAAGTTTTTGGATCGATGTTTGGATTTAGAGCCGGTCTTATTTTTGCCAGGTTGTAGCGAGCCTTAACGATATTATTCAGTGTGAGACTATTCACTATACTTCTACATATTTGAGCTGATAGATAAATTTATAATTGTATATTCTAATCATGCTTTCCAAAAATTAATCAAAGTAACTTACAGTCCACTAGACCTATAATAATCCAAAGAAATAATTAatgcaatttaaaaaaaaatattatatgtattggctttaatgataaaattagtatcatttaataaaatatccttatttattataggtagtggaATAGTTGAGAAACGTAAAAGTTTATAAATAAGGGCATAGTAgtggaaaaaaaataataaatgttgcattgatATTCTAAATAGACATTCATTTTGAGATATAGAAAAAACgcaaataagacacttattatgaacAGAGGGTGTAATTAATAACCCAAAATTCAAATAGAGCATTCAAAATCTTATGGACGGTCTGACAGTAGTTAATGATGCAAATACTGAAAGTAACAAATAGAAAGAGTAAGATTTCATTTCTCTAGGTTTGGAGGTCGTGTGTATAATATATATACATCTAGGTTGCAACACTTTTTGTTAGCACTGCAGTAActaattaattcaaaaaattacAGTTGCAACATTTCTGCTATGCCACTACAACTGCAGCATTACTTACAAATAAGTAAGCAAATGTTTGCAGTAAGTATTTAGTTCAAATAACCAAAGCTTATAACTATAAGGCATAAGATATTCCAAAAATTGTAATGTCTCTTCACCAACCGCAGACCAAATCAAGACTATCCCTTGTCCCAAGCATTTTCTACAAAAAGGGTTTGGTGGCTACTCTAGTGACGAATATTTCCTTTTCTACCATGGAGCATGTGGAGCAGAGAGATGCTTCCATTTGATCTTTTAGGATCATCACGTGCACCCAACTTCCGTGTGCCCCTGTTCTCCTGTAAACCAGATAGACACCGTTAACATTTAACATCATGGGTTTTTCTATTGAAGCGACAGCATTCAGTTTCATGAAGACATATGTACTGCACAGATAACTGAtccaaaatttaattaaaaaaaaattgtctagTACCTTTGATTTCTCGGATTCGTCAAAAAGATCAAAGGTGCTCAAGTTTCTTGATAAAATGGATGAGGAAGGCATAAGTGTCCTGATTTCAACATATCACACGTAAAAACCGTAACTTGTAAGTATGGAAGGAAAAACACCACTTCAGtactcttttaaaataaaaacacaacCCCACCTTTTCGACCTAGGCGGCTTGCAGGAGTTACTGACTACTTTATCTTTCTGGGTTTCAGTAGATGAGACATCTTTGGGCAATGAAGGATCCAAAATACCATCTTTTGTTGACAGCGAAGAATCTAACAATTCCTGAAAGGTGAATTAACAAGATGAAAGAGGAAAGCAGAAACAAACTTCCGGTAAGCTTAGCATGGTAACAATAACAGTAGTTATTCTGTGAAAAGCACTAAGTAGATGGATAGAAGGATTTCACAAACTTACTTTTCATTCTTGTTATTAACAGTATATTAAAAGGTTCTTTGAACCTTTGGTTAACAACTTAGATTCTAGAAAAGATGGCAATCAATTATCAGCATCTTTGAACAACTAATTTTAAACCAACCAAGATTCCAAACAGTAAACTATTTCCATATCAGAGAGAGCCATTTCAGATCAACATAGATACACAAGGTTGGTTGAGAAATTCAACTATCTTCCTATAAGTAGACAAGATATGTATTACCTTCGCAATATATGTAGTGAGTCAGTCCATACAATCTCTCTCTGTTAACCATTGGGATGTAGTTTTCGAATTTTGTGATATATCAAGAATTCTCTAGACCAATGGATGTTATATGAAGACAAATAAAACACTTATATAGTAGGATACTCAGGTGAAAATTGAGTACAAGAGATACCCAATCACCTCCGAGTACAAGGTACAAATAAAAAACCAAAGGCCTAAACTCTCAAGCAAAAGAATAGAAccataaatataaaaacaagtGGCACACTAGAAAAATTAAGGGACAGAGGAAAATCTAACATGATAAGCAAGTGATAGGATTGCCAACCCGCTCTAGGGAAGTTGCAAGGAGATCTTGAGAAGTTACCCAAAAACCACTTTCAAGTGATTGACTTAACCAGATACTCCAATTAATCTGAATTAACTAACTAATCAGAGAAGATAGCATCATTCCGCAACTTCCAGATCAATCCAATAACTGTGACAAACTAAAGCTAAGCATTGTCTTAGGTTGGGGTGACATAAGAAAGAGCAAAAGATTGAGAGTAAAGAAGGCAAGTGTAGTGGCAAAGCAAACTCCCATCCCTACCGGATGACCACCGACGAGTCAGATTTAAAAACAAGTGTAGCATGATCCATTCTCAGCTTTCTCCAAGTCGGAGATTTATGGTTTGGGGTTGTTTGATTTCTAGCCAAGAGGATTCGGTCCATAAGTCCTTGATACATAATACAGGTTTTTAGAATCATAAGACCAACAGTCACATGCGATAGTGATAGTGACCCCTCTAATCATAGTCAAAAGCTCCTCCACCAACTTGGTCTCCCaaacaaacaattttttttctccCAAGATAGAATCCATTCTCAACTTTCCCTTCCCAATGACCCATAGTCGCGAGTTAAAGTTAAGTAAAAGGTAAAGATGGGCTAGAGCTTTTCCAATGGCATAAAATTTTAGAACAGTTGTTGATTTACATACATAAACACATTAACTTCTTATTTGAATTTCctcaaatataaattataaagatGCAACAAACAGTATGGTATATATTAGCAAATGGAAAGTTTACTCACACTCGGTATCTTGCTCTTAGCTTCAACTACCAAATCCTTATGATCCTCTGGTTTTGATGAGGAGGCCAAAACATCCCTAATGTATTTACACCAAGCAGGAAATAAGGAACGCAGCCTAAAGTACTAAAAACTAAGAAAAACAAAGCATGAATCACGCTTAAGAAGTATTACTCACAAGACTAAACTATTTGAATTTTCCATATGCAACTGTCTGCCAGGACCAGTCATGGGCTCAGATGATGTCTGTGCGTGAAATGTTTCCTGTAATGAAGGGATGACCAAATAATGAACATATAAAATTAACAATCTGAattgttcaaaaaaaatattaacagtcTGAAGCTTTTTGAAGAAGAAACTAGTGGATGAACGTAATCATGCCGCTTCACATGTTAGATTGAATGCCTTATCTAGTAtaacagtttttgttttaatttattaacaAGCTACTAAACCCAAAGACCAGCAATAACTATATGTACAACGAGAGTAAGAGTTAAGGAAACAGGTGAGCCAATTAATAGGTTCATGCTAACTTAACTTACCAAAAGTTAattgttgaatttattttatgtcaaTCAAACTTCCTCAACTAAATAAATGGACGCTTACTCTCAAACTTAGTTTCTTACTCAGTACTAACTCACAAAGAATTGAATTCAACTACAATTTATCCTTCAAAGAACAAAGTAATATGTTAAAGCACGTGGAAAGTCAACTCACAGCGTCAACCTCCAAAGAATTATCAAGCCCAGGCTTCGATGAAGAGATTGAGACTTCCCTACATTATTATTTCAAGCGGGAAAGTAAGCAACAGACGTATTTGTTCAAAGCcaagaaaattaaataataataataaaaataataataataataataataataataataacaataataaaataatattaataataataataacacacaGAAGATTATTAGTTACAAGACTAACCTATCTGGTATTTCAGAGTCTAACTTCGTACAAGTAGAATCAAGCATACGTTCTTCACTCAACGGGTCAATTATTGGCTTAGATGGTGACTTTGCATTTAACATTTCCTGAAAAGAATAGAAAATCAAATACCTAACACATATATAATGAAATGTTCTGCTCACAATTTATCCTTCAAAGAACAAAGTAATGTGTTAAAGCAATGGAAAGTCAACTCACAGTGTCAACCTCCAAAGAATTATCATGCCCATGCTTTGATGAAGAGACTGAGATTTCCCTGCATTATTATTTCAAGCTGGAAGTAAGCAACAGACATATTTTCGAAgccaagaaaaataaataataataataataataacatgcaAAAGATCATTATTTACAAGACTAACCTATCTGGTATTTCAGAGTCTAATTTCGTACAGGTAGAACCAATATGTTCTTCACCCAACTGGTCAATTCTCGACTTAGACGGTGACTCTGAATTTAACGTTTCCTGAAAAGAATGGAAAATCAAATACCTAACACATATATATAATGAAATGTTCTGCTAACTATTTATCCTTCACAGAACAAAGTGAAAGTAATATGTTAAAGCAAATGGAAAGTCAACTCACAGCGTCAACCTCCAAAGAATTATCATGCCCAGGCTTTGATAAAGAGACCGAGACTTCCCTACATTATTATTTCAAGCAGGAAGAAAGCAACAGCCATATTTGTTCAAatccaagaaaaataaataataataataataataacatggaGAAGATTATTAGTTACAAGACTAACCTATCTGGTATTTCAGAGTCTAACTTCGTACAGGTAGAACCAAGCATGTGTTCTTCACCCAACTGGTCAATTCTAGGCTTAGATGGTGACTCTGCATTTAGTGTTTCCTGAAAAGAATGGAAAATCAAATACCTAACACACATATATATAATGAAATGTTCTGCTCACTATTTATCCTTCACAGAACAAAGTGAAAGTAATATGTTAAAGCAAATGGAAAGTCAACTCACAGCGTCAACCTCCAAAGAATTACCATGCCCAGGCTTTGATGAAGAGACTGAGACTTCCCTATATTATTATTTCAAGCAGGAAGAAAGCAACAGACATATTTGTTCAAAgccaagaaaaataaataataataataataataacatggaGAAGATTATTAGTTACAAGACAAACCTATCTGGTATTTCAGAGTCTAACTTCGTACAGGTAGAACCAAGCATATGTTCTTCACCCAACTGGTCAATTCTAGACTTAGATGGTgactctgcatttaatgtttcctGAAAAGAATGGAAAATCAAATACCTAACACATATATATAATGAAATGTTCTGTTCACATACACTTAAAGGAAAAACTAGTTGGTAAGTCATTTCTCATGAAAGAACAGAAAAACAAGATTATGGCAGTTCAGACATTAGATGGGATGCCTCAACTAGcataatagtttttatttatcTATTGAAGACAAATTTTATATGCAATCATGACATTAAACTTTGAAACCCAGCAATATCTATATGTCAAAGGAAAATAGGAATTCGAGAAACCGGTTAGCTATTAATATTTATCAGGTTAAAGTCAACTCAGAAGGCAACCACTTTAATTAACTTTCATGATATAAAACTGCAAATTAAATGCACACCTACCCTCAAGCTTAGCTTATAATTGAACTGACAAGATCGGAACTTGATTAAAGTCCAATTTCTCCTTTAATGAAGTAATAAAGAAAGTTTAAGCAGATTGATATGGAAAGTCCACTTACATTAGGTACGGTCCTCACAGCATTAACTTCAAAAGCCTCATGAATTCCTGAGTTTGATAATGATTCTGAGACTTCCCTGAATTATCACACCAAACAGGAATTAAGGAACAAGCAAAACATACCAAAGTCCAAATAAAAAAAGAGCAGGGATCACGTGTGGGAGACCATTAGTCACAAAACTAACCTATCTGATTTTTCAGGTTCTAACACCGTGCAGCTAGAACCAAGCATATGCTCTTCTTTAGACGGCTCAGGTGATGACTCTGAATGAAatatttcctggaagaaatgGACAAGCAAATAATATGTAAATCGGATACTGCATTTTGAAGAATAATCATGTCAACTCATATTAGATGGGATGCCTTAACTAGTATAACAGTTTTACTAACCTATTGAGGCCAAAATTCACATGCTATCAAGAAATTAAATCCCATAACCCAGCAATAACTAATTGCCACAAGTTCAGAACCCAATCATAGAACATTCTCTCCTTAATGGAATAAGTACAAGCAGAATGGTTCGATTATTAGCACATCGAAAGTCAACTTACGCTAGATATCTTGCACATAGCATCTACTTCCAAATCGTTATGACACACAGGCATTGACCATGAAACAGAGACTTCCCTGTATTATCACACCAAGCAAGAATTGAGGAACACAAGCATAATGGTCcaaaccaaaaattaaaaaaacagcaGGAATCACAAGTGGAAGAACACTAGTCATAAGACTAACCTATCTGATTTTTCAGAATCTAACAGTGTGTGGGAAGAAACAATAGGCTCTTCATTGGACACATTAAGTATAGGCTCAGAAAAAACAGTAGGCTCTTCATTGGACACATTAAGTATAGGCTCAGAAGAAGGTTGCGCATGAAATGTATCCTGAAAAGAATGGATGACCACATAAACTCccatatattttgaaaaaaaactttaGGTCGAACGATTTTGCATGAAATACGCAAAAATGTACATTTATATCGGCTCACTCTAAAGCTCGGTTTAATCAGCCGAAGTCAATTTAGGCACAGTCTCTCGTacaattaactaaaaataaaagtttagggtttagggtttagggtttaggtcaAGAAAATTGATCCATTTAACAACGTATGGAGAGTCAAATCACACTATGTACCTTGCTCTCGTCATCAGCCTCCAAAGCATTATGATGCCCCGACTTTGACGAGGAGACTGAAACTTTCCTATATTATTGCACCAAGCAGAAATTAAGGAACAGTCATATTTCGttcaaagcaaaaaaaattaaagaatcaCATGGGAAATATGATTACTCACAAGACTAACCTTTCTGATTTTTTAGAATCAAACATTGTACTAGTAGTACCCAGTATATGCTCTTCATCTGATAGGTCGATTCTAGGCTCAGATGGTGACTCTGCCTCAAAGGTTTCCTGAAAAGAATGGCCaagaaaataacaataatattagAATTTGAAGGCTGTCTACATTTGGACAAATCAAGAAGACTGTCTACATTATGACAAATCAAGTAGTGGGTGAACATTCACTTAGTACTTCAGTACATTAAAACGAAAGCACGCAAGACAAACGGGTCAGCTCACACATTAGACCAAATGCTTCTAGTAACACAACCTTTACTTTAATCTATTTAAGAATATATTTACCTGATAACAGAATATTAAAACCAAAATCAAGCAGTAATTATAACTAAGACGAAATTAGGAGCTAGTGTACAGGTTGGCCAACTAATAAGTTTAAAGATTAATGAGCATTTAAGTTGCATTAACTGAATCCTCAATGACCTTTagacaaaaaaaaagaacaagaaaTATATGAGTACAATACTCAACCTCTTGGTCCAAATCATGCAAGTGATCAAGATCAACTAATGAACCATCTTCAATATTGGTTTTTTCATTTCCTCCTTTGCAACAAGTACAGGCAGCCCTGAAGGCATTCAGCTGCGTTTCCAACTCtagatttctttccttttcatatCCTATGCTTTCTTTGAGACTGAGTATTTCACTTTCCGCAACCTGATTATGGAAAAAAACACGTGAATATAATATGCCTATAGTTTGATCATGTATGGACATCATTGTATGAAGAACCATGAATGAGAAAAAATAAACTATCTTGAAAATAGTTATCTATGGCAAACAGCATTACCTTAATTTTGGAATTGTATTGCTTCAATACATTCCATATAACTCTTGCAAAATTCCTCATTATAATGTGATTTCTCTCGCTTCCGACATGGCTATTGCACTCTGACTTTAAAGTGACAGAACTGCTAGCATCGAATTTAGACACTGTTGAAGCATCTGTCATAAAATCATAGTCAAGATAGGAGAAAAAAACAGAACAAATAAGTTTTAACACAATTTTTAAATGTCCAAAATTACCTTTCTTTGAAGTGTTACATTCTTCAACACCCTTTTCAGGGACAGCACAGCTAGCATCGAATTTAGACACTGAAGTATCTGTCATAAAATCATAGTCAAGATAGcaggaaaaaaaaaacagaacaaATAAGTTTAACACAATTATTAAATGTCCAAAATTACCTTTCTTCGAAGTGTTGCATTCTTCAACACCCTTTTCAGAGATAGAACTGCTAGCATTGAATTTAGACACTGTTGAAGTATCTGTCATAAAATCATAGTCAAGATAGCAGGAAAAAAAATGGAACAAATaagtttaaaacaatttttaaatgtCCAAAATTACCTTTCTTCGAAGTGTTACATTCTTCAACACCCTTTTCAGGGACAGAACTGCTAGCATTGAATTTAGACACTGTTGAAGTATCTGTCATAAAATCATAGTCAAGATAGCAGGAAAAAAAACGGAACAAATaagtttaaaacaatttttaaatgtCCAAAATTACCTTTCTTCGAAGTGTTACATTCTTCAACACCCTTTTCAGGGACAGAACTGCTAGCATCGAATTTAGACACTGTTGAAGTATATGTCATAAAATCATAGTCAAGATAGCAGAAAATAAACAGAACAAATAAGTTTAACACAATTTTTAAATGTCCGATATTACCTTTCTTCGAAGTGTGACATTCTTCAACACCCTTTCCAGccttatgaagaaaaagaaagtaaGGTTAGGGATTTACCAAATGGTACATGTTAAATTATTGTCATACAAATTAATATGAAGATGGCCAATTTGTAAGGCTTAAATTTCCAAGAGTAAAACTCTACTGTCAATTATTGAATATCAACAGTCCATGCCAAAAGTTTATAACAACTAATCATGAAGACAACGCCATGCTATAAATGAATTACAATTTACTTTCAGTTAAGCGTGATGGTTTTCTCACTTTTATACATCAAGTTAAGCTTCTAAACGCACcatagtttttaatttgtcaaatttaaagAAAAGGTGTATCTCTAATTTTTCAGCAACGTTATGTTGTCAAATCCTAAATTTCTCATTTCCAAAATAAACAGATTACTTGTTTTTCTAATTACTAGGAAGACATCTTTAATTTTCAAGGTTTAAATAGAAATGTCCTTAAATCTTTCACACATACTTCTGGCAGTACACACTTGTGAATTGTCTTTTTGACACCATAAGTTTATAAGAGCTCACTACTTGCTCAAACAGCAAATAGCTTATGCTAAGAGTAATCAAATGCAAGCGAATATTACATCCATCTGCAATACAAAGAATATTAATGCTATATGGTCATATAGCTATTCATATATgaaatttttaaatgaaaaagtaTAACTATCAAACAATCTCTACTAATTCT
Encoded proteins:
- the LOC131657523 gene encoding uncharacterized protein LOC131657523; translated protein: MAHFFTNPINWLKCLSIGRKKILHYTKQKTATYKHNRFKNPLLVVATATVTLFVMALSDTVLSNLTIIYVTIIVCIKLYGFLSGRTFTGAFILIMSTTAVILILISTLAWDVSRKATYAFNRHHPPSHSHDEIICKGGICWHGVAVRSPASQVRFRLPQQMFPIPNAAF